One window of Methanobacterium alkalithermotolerans genomic DNA carries:
- a CDS encoding helix-turn-helix transcriptional regulator has protein sequence MPKNEYIELYDNLKVDMRFFVSSDVRSKIMISLKDGPKDLAALRRDLGFNSSTILHGMYQLDDKNLIFRKSGIYSLSQTGELVILKMINVMESLYSLLELENLFLNHDIQSIPPHLLHRLECLKKSQVVESDSKDLMKPYNTVNNLISNSKEINLLSSIYYPFYKDILLNSGSKHDIKLIVTPRVLDTIFSVHGEIKDDFNTNNILLWELEEDIRLSLTLTDKFMAMGLFSSDGVYDPNRFLVADDHHALKWGSDLLKYYLDKATPFKL, from the coding sequence TTGCCAAAAAATGAATACATCGAACTTTATGACAATTTAAAAGTAGATATGAGATTTTTTGTAAGTTCAGATGTACGTTCTAAAATAATGATTAGTCTAAAGGACGGGCCTAAAGATTTGGCAGCACTCCGGAGAGACTTAGGATTTAATTCTTCCACTATTCTTCATGGAATGTATCAGCTTGATGATAAAAATCTTATTTTTCGAAAATCTGGAATATATTCTCTGTCCCAAACAGGGGAACTGGTTATATTAAAAATGATTAATGTTATGGAGTCCCTGTATTCTCTTTTGGAACTTGAAAACCTGTTTTTAAATCATGATATTCAATCCATACCTCCTCATTTACTGCACAGGTTGGAGTGCCTTAAAAAAAGCCAGGTTGTGGAATCAGATTCAAAAGACTTGATGAAGCCTTACAATACGGTTAATAACTTAATTTCTAATTCAAAAGAGATAAATCTTTTATCATCAATTTATTATCCTTTTTATAAGGATATTTTATTGAATTCTGGTTCTAAACATGATATTAAACTTATTGTGACACCTAGAGTTTTAGATACTATATTTTCAGTTCATGGGGAAATTAAAGATGATTTTAATACTAATAATATTCTCTTATGGGAATTAGAAGAAGATATTAGACTTTCCCTTACCTTAACTGATAAATTTATGGCAATGGGATTATTTTCATCAGATGGAGTATATGATCCTAACCGTTTTTTGGTGGCAGACGATCACCATGCATTAAAGTGGGGTAGTGATTTATTAAAATATTACCTAGATAAAGCAACCCCTTTTAAATTATAG
- a CDS encoding HesA/MoeB/ThiF family protein, which produces MPKRYEGMTYWEIVSRQMGILTKSQQLRLKDSEITVIGCGGIGGAVLEMLVRMGVGSLRIIDKDDFDVSNINRQLMSSFYTVGQSKARVTQDIIRSINPFVKVMSFEEELDSRNVEKIVKGSTLVIDALDNLVSRVIVSRCALKFDIPFIHGAIHGTMGQVSVFNQDTPSYEELFQLPSIGSKLNEEVIEKLKEMGSEVPPVIGPVPNIVGCLQAFEAVKLITMEGEPIMAPDVLMFDLLGKDPFSIVKF; this is translated from the coding sequence ATGCCGAAAAGATACGAAGGAATGACTTACTGGGAAATAGTATCTCGACAAATGGGTATTCTGACTAAAAGTCAGCAACTTAGACTTAAAGATTCTGAAATTACTGTGATTGGGTGTGGAGGGATTGGAGGGGCAGTTCTGGAGATGTTAGTCCGTATGGGCGTAGGCTCACTGCGAATCATAGATAAAGATGATTTTGATGTTTCCAATATAAATCGTCAATTGATGAGTAGTTTTTACACTGTGGGCCAGTCAAAAGCCAGGGTGACCCAGGATATCATTCGTTCCATAAATCCTTTTGTAAAAGTAATGTCATTTGAAGAGGAGTTAGACTCCAGAAATGTGGAAAAAATTGTTAAAGGTAGTACTTTAGTAATAGATGCCTTGGATAATCTTGTTTCCAGAGTTATAGTGAGTAGATGTGCTTTGAAATTTGATATACCATTTATTCATGGAGCCATACATGGTACCATGGGGCAGGTAAGTGTTTTTAACCAGGATACACCTTCTTACGAAGAACTGTTTCAGTTACCTTCCATTGGAAGTAAATTAAATGAAGAAGTGATAGAAAAGTTAAAAGAAATGGGATCTGAAGTTCCACCAGTAATAGGTCCTGTCCCCAATATAGTTGGTTGTTTACAGGCATTTGAAGCTGTTAAACTCATTACTATGGAAGGTGAGCCCATCATGGCCCCTGATGTTTTGATGTTTGATCTGTTAGGTAAGGATCCTTTTTCCATTGTTAAATTCTAA
- the thiC gene encoding phosphomethylpyrimidine synthase, protein MTQMENARKGRITAEMDYVARKENIDIQKLIKGVASGKIVIPKNINRESSPCGIGKGLSTKINANVGSSSQKEDIDLEVEKALLAVQYGAHAVMDLSTGPALNEVRKKILEVIDVPIGTVPIYEAGVAARSRDGSVIDMDEDDMFRAIENQAREGVDFMTIHSGITMDTVEKLKNSNRLMGIVSRGGAFLAAWIMHNQQENPLYKNYEYLLEIAYEHDVTLSLGDGLRPGCLQDASDIPQIQELIVLGGLVEEGRKVDVQCMVEGPGHVPLDQISANMKIQKTICKEAPFYVLGPIVTDMAPGYDHITSAIGGAWAAFSGADFLCYVTPAEHMAIPGLEDVKEGVIASKIAAQSADVALGLKNAWEDEIKMANARRNFDWEGQFELAFDGEKPRNYRQSCPVEEEDMCSMCGEYCALRLVRED, encoded by the coding sequence TTGACACAGATGGAAAATGCTAGAAAAGGTCGCATAACTGCTGAAATGGATTATGTGGCTAGAAAAGAAAATATTGATATTCAAAAACTCATAAAAGGCGTAGCCAGTGGTAAAATTGTAATACCAAAGAATATTAACCGGGAATCATCTCCTTGTGGTATTGGCAAAGGACTGAGCACTAAAATAAATGCCAATGTAGGTTCTTCTTCTCAGAAAGAGGATATAGATCTGGAAGTAGAAAAAGCACTCCTGGCGGTGCAGTATGGTGCTCACGCTGTAATGGATTTATCCACAGGGCCTGCTCTAAATGAAGTCCGTAAAAAAATATTAGAAGTAATTGATGTTCCTATAGGGACGGTACCTATTTATGAAGCAGGTGTCGCTGCCCGTTCCCGGGATGGTTCAGTTATTGATATGGATGAAGATGACATGTTTCGGGCCATTGAAAATCAGGCCAGAGAAGGGGTGGACTTCATGACCATCCATAGTGGCATCACCATGGATACAGTAGAGAAACTTAAAAATTCAAATAGGCTTATGGGAATTGTAAGCCGTGGAGGGGCATTTTTAGCAGCATGGATAATGCATAATCAGCAGGAAAATCCATTATATAAAAACTACGAATACCTGCTGGAAATAGCTTATGAACATGATGTTACTCTTTCTTTAGGGGATGGACTTCGACCAGGATGCCTGCAAGATGCATCGGACATTCCTCAGATTCAGGAACTTATTGTTTTAGGTGGTCTGGTGGAAGAAGGCAGAAAAGTGGATGTACAGTGCATGGTGGAAGGACCAGGACACGTTCCTCTGGATCAGATTTCGGCTAACATGAAAATTCAAAAAACAATCTGTAAAGAGGCTCCCTTTTATGTTTTAGGTCCTATTGTAACGGATATGGCTCCAGGATATGATCATATAACTTCTGCTATTGGAGGGGCTTGGGCGGCATTTTCTGGTGCAGACTTCCTTTGCTATGTTACCCCGGCAGAACATATGGCAATTCCAGGCCTTGAAGATGTTAAAGAAGGAGTTATTGCATCAAAAATTGCTGCTCAATCTGCTGATGTGGCTTTGGGATTAAAAAATGCCTGGGAAGATGAAATAAAAATGGCTAATGCTCGCCGCAATTTTGACTGGGAAGGACAATTTGAACTGGCATTTGATGGTGAAAAACCTAGAAACTATCGTCAAAGCTGCCCGGTGGAAGAAGAGGATATGTGTTCTATGTGTGGGGAGTACTGCGCCTTAAGGTTAGTTCGCGAGGACTAA
- a CDS encoding CBS domain-containing protein, producing MIKKLLAQDMMIKDVIVSAPEDLVAAAKLKMVRANIGGVPVIKNGTLIGLITHRDILLAGSEALKLKVEDLMSKDLKVVNKKTHLKDISKIMAETGYQRIPVVEGDKLVGLITQSCIIKAVADYLD from the coding sequence ATGATAAAAAAACTGCTTGCCCAGGACATGATGATTAAGGATGTAATTGTATCTGCTCCTGAAGATCTGGTAGCAGCAGCTAAGCTCAAAATGGTCAGAGCCAATATAGGGGGAGTCCCTGTAATTAAAAATGGAACCTTAATCGGGCTTATAACTCATAGAGATATTTTATTAGCTGGTAGTGAGGCCCTGAAATTAAAGGTAGAGGATCTTATGAGTAAAGACTTGAAGGTGGTTAATAAAAAAACTCACCTCAAAGATATAAGTAAAATAATGGCTGAAACTGGTTACCAGAGAATTCCCGTAGTAGAAGGCGATAAATTAGTGGGTTTAATAACCCAAAGCTGCATAATAAAGGCTGTTGCTGATTATTTAGATTGA
- a CDS encoding methanogenesis marker 8 protein: MDEHILEAMGKSKIVVKKGQVVEVGEPLIQYCPLFHKYRGIEELDKKTIKENIEFRINDFGMCTPHRDVKMKDFLSFGISETLSTLLVHHIIDCAVMVCEGAGTIIITDPEVCQGAGGRISGIISTSPIKEIINSLGYDNVLDPENATINQIKGVEKAIKKGYNSIAVTVASSEDAVNLRKLNLENDGVNIYIFAVHVTGLDDQEAQKMFDHADVITACASKTIREIAEEKAIFQAGLSIPIYAGTEKGKEFLLKRIDAIGGLKQKKDFKIPDPLI; this comes from the coding sequence ATGGATGAGCATATTCTAGAAGCTATGGGTAAATCTAAAATTGTAGTTAAAAAAGGCCAGGTGGTGGAAGTGGGAGAACCACTTATCCAATATTGCCCTTTATTTCATAAATACCGGGGCATAGAAGAGTTAGATAAAAAAACCATAAAAGAGAACATAGAATTTAGAATAAATGATTTTGGGATGTGCACTCCCCACCGGGACGTAAAAATGAAAGATTTTCTTTCATTTGGTATATCGGAAACATTATCCACCCTGCTAGTTCATCATATAATTGACTGCGCGGTAATGGTCTGTGAAGGTGCAGGAACTATAATTATAACCGATCCGGAGGTTTGTCAGGGTGCAGGGGGAAGAATATCTGGTATTATTAGTACCAGTCCCATAAAAGAGATAATAAATAGTTTGGGATATGATAATGTACTTGATCCAGAAAATGCGACTATAAATCAAATAAAAGGCGTGGAAAAAGCCATAAAAAAGGGCTATAATTCTATTGCAGTTACCGTGGCATCTTCGGAAGATGCGGTAAATTTACGAAAACTGAACTTAGAAAATGACGGAGTGAATATTTATATTTTTGCGGTTCATGTCACCGGCCTGGATGACCAGGAAGCACAAAAAATGTTTGATCATGCGGATGTTATTACTGCCTGCGCATCTAAAACCATCCGGGAAATTGCAGAAGAAAAGGCTATTTTTCAGGCAGGATTATCCATACCCATATATGCTGGCACTGAAAAAGGAAAAGAGTTTCTTTTAAAAAGAATAGATGCCATTGGAGGATTAAAACAAAAGAAAGATTTTAAAATTCCGGATCCATTGATTTAA
- a CDS encoding P-II family nitrogen regulator: MKEIVAIIRPEKLQKVKNALEDAECNGITVTEVKGRGRQLGITESYRGSNYKVDLLPKTKLEVIVKDENLDKLIEVIVKNAQTGDIGDGKIFISNVEDVVRIRTNERGENAV, encoded by the coding sequence GTGAAAGAAATTGTAGCGATTATCCGGCCAGAGAAATTACAAAAGGTAAAAAATGCCCTGGAAGATGCAGAATGCAATGGGATTACGGTCACCGAAGTAAAAGGCCGTGGTCGACAATTGGGAATTACAGAAAGTTACCGGGGATCCAACTACAAGGTGGATTTATTACCTAAAACTAAACTGGAAGTCATTGTAAAGGATGAAAATCTGGATAAGTTAATAGAGGTAATAGTAAAAAATGCCCAAACCGGAGACATTGGGGATGGAAAAATATTCATTTCCAATGTGGAAGATGTGGTACGTATAAGAACTAATGAAAGAGGGGAAAACGCGGTTTAA
- a CDS encoding ferredoxin-thioredoxin reductase catalytic domain-containing protein, translating to MSENPVEQDRVERYYKKLKKNAEKSGYHLNADEDFTKELLESILVNKDRYGYESCPCRLASGNISDDQDIICPCDYRDPDLNDFGACYCGLYVSSDILNGEKELTPIPERRPSLDNRLKSLESDINRFEDMKSSLNFPVWRCRVCGYLCAREKPPEVCPICKVSQDRFSRFM from the coding sequence TTGAGTGAAAATCCAGTTGAACAGGATCGGGTGGAAAGATATTATAAAAAATTAAAAAAAAATGCCGAAAAATCAGGATATCATCTTAATGCCGATGAAGACTTCACCAAAGAGCTTTTAGAAAGTATACTGGTTAATAAAGATAGGTACGGGTATGAATCCTGTCCGTGTCGTCTGGCATCAGGAAATATCAGTGACGATCAGGATATTATCTGTCCTTGCGACTATAGGGATCCGGATTTGAATGATTTTGGGGCATGTTACTGTGGCCTTTACGTTTCTTCTGATATCTTAAATGGTGAAAAAGAATTAACTCCTATACCAGAACGAAGGCCCTCATTAGATAACAGATTAAAATCTTTGGAATCGGACATAAATAGATTTGAAGACATGAAATCTTCACTTAATTTTCCAGTATGGAGATGCCGAGTTTGTGGATACTTATGTGCTCGTGAAAAGCCACCAGAAGTATGTCCCATCTGTAAAGTATCTCAAGATAGATTCAGTCGTTTTATGTGA
- a CDS encoding glutaredoxin family protein translates to MALEHVDGHKKGEIILFALSTCGWCKKTKLLLDELGVSYDYIYVDLTRGSERDETLENLKKWNPSLSFPTLVINNERAIIGFDRTSIEGALG, encoded by the coding sequence ATGGCTCTAGAACATGTGGATGGACATAAAAAAGGAGAAATTATTCTTTTTGCATTAAGCACCTGTGGGTGGTGTAAAAAAACCAAGTTACTGCTGGATGAGCTGGGGGTGTCATATGACTATATCTATGTGGATTTAACCAGGGGCAGTGAAAGGGATGAAACACTGGAAAATCTAAAAAAATGGAACCCCTCTTTATCATTCCCTACACTGGTTATAAATAATGAAAGAGCAATTATTGGATTTGATCGCACCTCAATTGAGGGGGCCTTAGGTTGA